The genomic segment ATTGAAAATACTACATGTCTTCAGCTGCATGTTTTAAAGCTTTCCTAATTATTTCTAATTAGCCTGTTACACAATGAATGTGTCCTTCAATTATTGTTCTCCATGTGTGTAATATGGTGAGGCTTGAATTACTGTGGGATCATGTCAAATAGCTGAAATGCACCGCTTGTTTAATTagtaaaatgtctttttttttaaatcaaagacgGATGTGCACTCCTTCACTGATAATGATCACGTGTTGTGTTATGATAGCTAAAGGACTTGTTCATTATGTTTTCCAGATGTTGAAATAATGTGTTGAGATAAAGAGAACTGAACAAAGTTTGTTTCATGCATTGAAACATTTAGCAATGCATCACTTTTTAAACTGTTACACTTGTTTCATTGCACCCAGCTTTAGACACAAGATACCAATACAAGTAACACCGTCGTTGTTTTTCTTCTACAGGGCCGGGACTACTGCTCAGAAGAGGAGGACATGACATAGCATCGTGGTCCATCGCTCCCTGTGTGACAGAGCTGTCACTCCAGTGTTTAGGATGGACTGTACCATGTATCAACATATCCGGAGGGGCTTCTTTTGACCGTCCCTTTTATGTATACGCCTGAGAAACATGGATTATTGACTTGAATGAAGCACCTTTTTGCCCTCCTGCTCACAACTTAAGTTCCTGCTGGTATGTCAACCAGCAGAGAAATGACCTCCAACAAAAGACGTTTCAGTATTGAACGTTTTCCCCGAATGGAGAGAACTTTGAGGTCTACTTACTTTAAAGAAGCCATTACGACAGACAGACATCCTGAACTTTGAGTACTCTCGCTCCTCTTCTGCTTGGATAAATCctggaagataaaaaaaacaacatggctGTCACTGAGACTTTCTGTTGACATTTGAAACGTTCAGACTGTCACTAActtacattttcaacaacagAGGAAACCAGTGCTTTTGTGGACACTGATTCAAAGTGAAATAATGTCCATCTGCAtcattttgaacatttcatcCCTGAACGCCTCCCCCGAAAAGTCACGGGGTTAAAACTTCCTGCATTCCAAGACACAGTATGAACCTCTTTTCCACAGTCGGATGgccagtacagtgtgtgtctgtccacGTCTGTTTCTGCTACCATGTAGAGTATTTATGTTGACTAAGGCTCAGGGTTTAAGTGTTGTTATCTCTGTCTCATGTAGTCAAAGTCCTTCCTCTCATTAAGACACTGTTGCACCATTAAAAAGACACTCATGCACTCACACGTCGGGGTTATTGTAGTGCCCTGCTTCAGTCTGTTTCCATGTTAACCCTAAAGGTTAATGCATCACATACAAGCGTCATTATGTGTCATTTTGCTCACCAGTGTTATGTTGTGTTCAGTTTCTATGttgaatttttgtttttctagaaaaataaaaaagtgtttgcaGTAACTTGAACACACAGtttacattgttgtgtttcttcaaAGTGACGTGAAGCCGACAGAACCACCTGAATCCTTTTTAGAGACCATGCAGGGGttttattcaaatgaatatGTCActattaaaacaataatgaaaGCAAGTCAATATTATTTATACTATTACTGGACAGCTAAAAACCATCCACATCCATATACGGGTTTGTCTGATATCAGGGAATTCGGGTCAAAAATGTATCAACATATATGTTGCCTGTTAAAGTGAGAAGAAATTGCAGAAGAAAATTCTACACGTTTTAGCATTTGACATCTGTGTTACTGTAatgatttaaagaggacatattatccctcttttctacattttcaaacagtcccctatggtctaaatgaaacatctgtgctgtgctttggtcaaaatataacatgaatcaatcaccagaggaggtttttgACCCTGtttaaaccagctctctcagaacgctccgttttggtgtgtgtgtctctttaaatgcaacaagcccccccccccccgagttctcccatagacatcactcctctgtagtgagaataaaaatagcGGACCtacacaaaagttttgttctaggctgggggtggagtccatgggtggagatatcaggggaggggaggagatttttttttttttaccagaatcccactgtgacatcacaagttaagcaaatttgaaacagagcatttttctctgtgttataagacttatgcagaccacaaacaaaggactggatggatttatttcacatttttcataaaatgttcccttttgggcagctgtggctcagttggtagagtcgtcgcctctcaaccggagggtcaagggttcgatccccagctgggcaacatgtccgatgtgtccttgggcaagacacttaaccccgaattgctccctctgcttcagtgtatgaatgggattagttacttctgatggatgatactacatagcgatcactaccatcagtgtgtgaatgggattagttacttctgatggatgatactacatagcgatcactaccatcagtgtgtgaatgggtgggtgtgacatgagtgtaaaagcgctttgagtagtcggaagattagaaaagcgttatataagctcaagtccatttaccatttactttaaGTAAATACTGTTAAACTTCTCTCACCAAAGACCACTGATACatttattctccattagtaaaACATCACTAGAGAATAAATGACAGATTActgagagagatgaagagattTGGATGGAAAAGttaacaaacaggagcaggCGAGATAAGCGTGATTTGACTTGGCTAGCTTATTGCAACGCAAAGTAAGCTAACTCAACGCAGATCAAACATTCAACAAGTCCTAATGACTTCATGGTGTAATACATCTACACAAAGCTGAGCTTACCCTCTATAGCTGCACATGCATGCAATCAACCAGGACTGGAGAGAGTATTTACTGAAATCTCAAACTATTTAAAATGgtgacttcaaaataaaataaaaacatgtcacttTTGACAGAATCTAAGTGACATTTCATCTTCACCTGAAGCTTAATTTATCAAACATGATGTTAGTATTCAAATTCTTCACCTGGTTTCTGGTGCAGCTGCTGACTTTAGTCACGTTAAGTGGCTTTAGTCACGTTAAATGGCTCTTTCAAAATAaggtttttctgttgtttagaAAATCAtatcaaacaaaacagtttttacgTCCGAAACTTGACAATTTTGGCACAATTTGAGATCCTTATGAGAGCTGTTTGGATAAAATATAACTTAATGATATAAATATGTAtctcattatattttcatttatttttacagacttacaataATTCATTTCCTGCAGCTACCTCAAACATTAATACGAAGACTGTAAGTAGATGCACTGGGATTCTGTGAAAGGCTCGACTTGAACtggtaagtgtgtgttttcatgtcagaACCGTCACAATCAGAGAGGTCAGAAGACCAGAGGTCAGGGAAACGGATGAAAAGATGTACTTATACACAGAATCATAATTTTCTCTTGGTAATTTACATCATAACTAACTCTTCAtgtcatttgaaaacaaaatgaaatctcTCTTTGGTTAACCTCTCTACGTCCCAGTTAAGACGCAAAAAGCTCTAGGGTTTGAGAATAACTCTTCTCTGGTTGGATGAAGCCAGCGTTGTTTTCCAGGGAGCTCTATGGTTCTGTCCGTTTGCTCCTGCTGCCATGTTAAATCAGCGCAGCCAAACCTTTTTACAGTGTGGcttacagagacagacacagacagactgtGGATCTGCCTGACCCGTTCTGTTCCTCTATGGTTCACAGACAACGCCAAGGTGTCGCCTCAGTCCAGCTGCTCAGTGTTGCTGCCTTCTCTTGCGATGCTGCCGGCGCCCAGCATCCTGAAAGGGTCCAACAGGAGGGTCAGGGGTCACCAGCCCGTCAGTCATCCTCTGGTAGACCAGAGTGGAGTCAGAAGCTACAGCACACAGCAGCATGGAGTAGCCTCTGTCCAGCACCTGTCGTATGCTGCAGAGCAAAATGGAAGAAATATTGAATCTGCCCAATTTTGGACCCTTTGGTAGTACAAGTCTTAAACTAAATGTAGGAGGGATATATAGACCTTTTGTGGGTCAGAGATCGGTGAACAGGCAGAGGTAGAACTGTCTGTATAGGTGCTCCTTCTTTTTCCCTCCCCTCCAGTAAAACCAGCTGTAGCTCAAGACTCTTGACACAAGACACTTCTTTCCACCTACGCACTGTAGAAAAGGAGTCAGAGGTGTTAATAGATTATTTGAAATATAAAGGATTTAAGTATAGGTCATCTACCGTTAAGGTATTATGTTAGAGAGATTCAAACAGTAGAAAAAGCTGCACACTCAAACAGTACAAACTCTTGCGATGTACGAGCGCAAAAAGATTGACGAGAAAGTAGGAAAGTCAGACGATAAAGGCGTTTTAGCTTTTTGCTGAAACGCGTCTGCTGCTGGTCATTTACGCTGCTGCTTTACCCAGATTAAAAGAGGTGGaaggacatttagtgtgctgacttttctcctttttattaTGTTAAAAAGGGTCTTGAGTTGATCCttcattttattctttcaaGTGTTGTATTGTTGTAGATTTGTGATGCAACTTTTAGGATTACTGCAAACTTTTAACCTCCTTTGCAATAGACATTCaactgaaaagagagagagagagagtgagagggagagagtgagagaagaaGGGTTGCGGATACCTTTAAGGTCACTAAGTTCATGATGGATGTTTAACAACTAGTGGAGAAATTTGCAGAGCTAAGATTAAACAAACACGACATTGTAACTTTGCTATATAAAAGCGCCATGCTtgtgatggattaatgttggatctttttaatataatataatttaataacACTCTTTaataaagtgtcttgagataacatttgttatgaattacaaataaagattgattgtgAATGATGAATTCTGATACTTTTTACTTTCAACACACATCAACATATTTATCATCAAAATATGTATTTCTTCAAGTTTTAAGACACACTAAATGAGTGTTATTCATAAGATCAATACACATATCCACGGCTTCATTATAATGATTGATTTAGTGCAGTGAAAGCTGAAGGAATTAGGAGACTATCTGTGTATGTTGTTAGTGATGGCCTCACTGTTAACCCACCCTCAGTCAGATCCATGTACACCAGGAAAGCTGCATGAATCTGTTCTTTGTCCTCCACCTCGAGTTTTTGCATTTGCAGATActaggaaaagaaaaaacacggATCAtttccatagactgtaaatattacgatTATTTCATGATGACCTGTCAGACCCGTGAACGCAGCACGGAGGGAGCGCTCACGGTGGGATGCAGAAGGATCCAGTTCTGAAGAGGTTTCTCTGACACGTCCGACATTGTAAAAACTAAACGTGTCTGATGAAAGAAAGTTATCTCATAATAACGACTAAACTGTCTAATTCATGGTGCGGTTAAGTCAGCGGCTGATGCGGCAtgtgcatagactgtaaatattgggCATGTGTTATGTTTTCAGGTTTGCCGGCGTGCCACAGTGTAAGTTGTCCGGGTTGAAAATGTGTGTCATTCGTGTTTTCCGCGGAGCCTGTTAATGTGGGGCGCAGCTGCTGCTGTTAGACTGGCTGAAAATGTATCAAttatcaattattatttttatttacaaatgaaAGGGGGTttaaat from the Labrus bergylta chromosome 4, fLabBer1.1, whole genome shotgun sequence genome contains:
- the tsen15 gene encoding tRNA-splicing endonuclease subunit Sen15 is translated as MSDVSEKPLQNWILLHPTYLQMQKLEVEDKEQIHAAFLVYMDLTEVRRWKEVSCVKSLELQLVLLEGREKEGAPIQTVLPLPVHRSLTHKSIRQVLDRGYSMLLCAVASDSTLVYQRMTDGLVTPDPPVGPFQDAGRRQHRKRRQQH